Proteins encoded together in one Camelina sativa cultivar DH55 chromosome 9, Cs, whole genome shotgun sequence window:
- the LOC104713616 gene encoding protein RADIALIS-like 2, protein MASGSMSSYGSSGSWTVKQNKAFERALAVYDQDTPDRWYNVARAVGGKTPEEAKRQYELLVRDIESIENGHVPFSDYKTTGATNRGGGRLRDEEKRMRSMKLQ, encoded by the exons ATGGCGTCAGGCTCAATGTCTTCTTATGGCTCATCAGGCTCGTGGACTGTTAAGCAGAACAAAGCCTTTGAGCGTGCTCTAGCGGTCTACGACCAAGACACTCCTGACCGTTGGTACAATGTTGCTAGAGCCGTTGGTGGTAAAACACCAGAGGAAGCTAAGAGACAATATGAACTTCTCGTGCGTGACATCGAAAGCATCGAGAATGGTCATGTCCCGTTCTCTGACTACAAGACTACTGGAGCTACCAACAGAGGCGGCGGCAGGCTGCGTGATGAGGAAAAGAG GATGAGAAGCATGAAGCTGCAgtga
- the LOC104715889 gene encoding putative F-box/kelch-repeat protein At2g21680 codes for MVVISETSGGSNGDDPNKKRKEVEKKRKEEEENNRNKKLKEKLSYSLPIPDDLTLSCFALVEICHYQKLSLVCSNFRDIIRSRDLYVKRSNLGLTESVLYAYIRLIPLEKPSWYVLQRVPYRNLPNTLSWRLTLIDSIPPMPFEAAIVTNGSDIYVIGGLVGGRPTSSMILMDCKSCRCRLLPRMRMSRFRAGAGVIDGKIYVIGGCSMQLCNWIEVFDIKEQTWTGLEFPYLPDMYKEFVKYAVMEKNIYLMDGGVLCCALDPINMRWFHQGQELDHLRSVWHMSYCVIDDLLVCINPMMEVVGGPIALYDRKQKLLRHVNGLQGFPGNMNLRESRMENFDGNLVILGSDQSWFSEYKGKKEIWCVEISFELRERGEIWGIIESAAVVLTTYNNTPSIQLCRTVTL; via the coding sequence ATGGTTGTAATCTCTGAAACTTCCGGCGGCTCTAATGGCGACGATCCAAACAAGAAACGTAAAGAAGTCGAGAAGAAacgtaaagaagaagaagagaataaccGAAACAAGAAACTGAAAGAAAAGTTGTCGTATTCTCTACCGATCCCAGACGATCTCACGCTAAGTTGCTTCGCGCTCGTTGAGATATGTCACTACCAGAAACTATCCCTCGTCTGCAGTAACTTCCGAGATATCATCAGGTCGCGTGATCTCTACGTCAAGCGCTCGAACCTGGGGCTTACGGAAAGCGTTCTTTATGCGTACATCAGACTAATTCCGTTAGAAAAGCCTAGTTGGTACGTTCTGCAACGTGTACCCTATCGAAACTTGCCCAACACGCTTTCTTGGAGATTAACCCTAATCGATTCAATCCCTCCCATGCCTTTTGAAGCTGCTATCGTCACAAACGGATCTGATATCTACGTAATCGGTGGACTCGTCGGCGGAAGACCAACGTCAAGTATGATTCTCATGGATTGCAAATCTTGCAGGTGTCGTTTGCTCCCGAGAATGCGTATGTCTCGCTTCCGTGCAGGCGCCGGAGTGATCGACGGAAAGATTTATGTGATCGGAGGTTGTTCGATGCAGTTGTGTAACTGGATAGAAGTGTTCGATATAAAGGAACAGACTTGGACTGGATTGGAGTTTCCGTACCTACCTGATATGTATAAAGAGTTTGTGAAGTATGCGGTGATGGAGAAGAATATTTACCTTATGGATGGTGGTGTGTTATGTTGTGCTTTAGACCCCATAAACATGAGATGGTTCCATCAAGGACAGGAGTTGGATCACTTGCGTTCTGTGTGGCACATGTCGTATTGTGTGATAGATGATTTGTTGGTTTGTATTAACCCAATGATGGAGGTGGTTGGAGGTCCAATAGCGTTATATGATCGAAAGCAGAAACTATTGAGACATGTAAATGGTTTACAAGGTTTTCCTGGTAATATGAATCTCAGGGAGTCTAGAATGGAGAATTTTGATGGGAACTTGGTGATTTTGGGGTCTGATCAGAGTTGGTTTAGTGAGTATAAAGGGAAAAAAGAGATTTGGTGCGTAGAGATCTCTTTTGAATTACGGGAGAGAGGTGAGATTTGGGGGATTATTGAATCAGCTGCTGTTGTGCTTACGACCTATAACAACACTCCTTCCATTCAGCTTTGTCGAACTGTTACACTTTGA
- the LOC104713618 gene encoding glycine-rich RNA-binding protein GRP1A-like, with translation MASADVEFRCFVGGLAWATDDRALETAFSQYGDVVDSKIINDRETGRSRGFGFVTFKDEKSMKDAIEGMNGQELDGRSITVNEAQSRGSGGGGGGRGGGGGGYRSGGGGGGYNSGGGGGYGGGRREGGYSGGGGGGSYSRGGGGGGYGGGGRREGGGGYGGGEGGSYGGSGGGGW, from the exons ATGGCGTCCGCAGATGTTGAGTTCCGGTGCTTCGTTGGAGGTCTAGCCTGGGCCACCGATGACAGAGCTCTTGAGACAGCCTTCTCTCAATACGGCGACGTTGTTGATTCCAAG ATCATTAACGATCGTGAGACCGGAAGATCAAGGGGATTCGGATTCGTGACCTTCAAGGATGAGAAATCCATGAAGGATGCGATTGAGGGAATGAACGGACAAGAGCTCGATGGTCGTAGCATCACCGTCAACGAGGCTCAGTCACGAGGAAGCGGTGGCGGAGGCGGCGGCCGTGGAGGTGGTGGCGGTGGATACCGTAGCGGAGGCGGAGGTGGTGGTTACAACTCCGGAGGTGGCGGAGGATACGGTGGAGGAAGACGTGAGGGAGGATACAGCGGCGGTGGTGGCGGTGGATCTTACTCGAGAGGAGGTGGTGGCGGAGGATACGGTGGTGGAGGAAGACgtgaaggtggaggaggttacGGTGGAGGTGAAGGAGGAAGTTACGGAGGAAGCGGTGGAGGAGGATGGTAA